A single Carettochelys insculpta isolate YL-2023 chromosome 2, ASM3395843v1, whole genome shotgun sequence DNA region contains:
- the EOMES gene encoding eomesodermin homolog isoform X2, giving the protein MQLGEQLLGSAASLAGPPFYPAESGSARGGPRAQGSPPRLAGEKGPKKCGSAGPAMLSEAEAGEPFPGAPPKPGASDGRKAAPCGEAELPPAASRYPLDGLSPERYYLPSPGPQGAELAGPCSLFPYPPAAQHGSVYPAPGGARYPYGPVLSPGGFSAAVCSPGGRPQFGAGGGGGAYQYGQGAAGPLYSPYPAAGSCGGLGALAVPGAGPGLRAQVFLCNRPLWLKFHRHQTEMIITKQGRRMFPFLSFNIAGLSPTAHYNVFVEVVLADPNHWRFQGGKWVTCGKADNNMQGNKVYVHPESPNTGTHWMRQEISFGKLKLTNNKGANNNSTQMIVLQSLHKYQPRLHIVEVTEDGVEDLNDSSKTQTFIFPETQFIAVTAYQNTDITQLKIDHNPFAKGFRDNYDSSHQIVPGARYSVQPFFQEQFVNNLPPARFYNGERTVPQTNGLLSPQQNEEVANPPQRWFVTPVQQPATNKLDMNSYETEYSPSTLLPYGIKSLPLQTSHALGYYSDPTFPSMAGWGSRGSYQRKMTTGLPWTSRTSPPSFSEDQLPKEKVKEEISSSWIETPPSIKSLDSNDSGVYTSACKRRRLSPSTSSNENSPTMKCEDMNAEDYSKDTSKGMGYYAFYTTT; this is encoded by the exons atgcagctgggggagcagctcctCGGCAGCGCCGCTAGCCTGGCCGGGCCCCCCTTCTACCCGGCCGAGAGCGGCAGCGCCCGCGGCGGCCCCCgcgcccagggctcccccccgcgCCTGGCCGGGGAGAAGGGGCCGAAGAAGTGCGGCAGCGCCGGGCCGGCCATGCTGAGCGAGGCGGAGGCCGGCGAGCCCTTCCCCGGCGCGCCCCCCAAGCCGGGCGCATCGGACGGCCGCAAGGCGGCCCCCTGCGGGGAGGCCGAGCTGCCCCCCGCCGCCTCCCGCTACCCGCTGGACGGCCTGAGCCCGGAGCGCTACTACCTGCCCTCCCCCGGGCCGCAGGGCGCCGAGCTGGCGGGGCCCTGCTCGCTGTTCCCCTACCCGCCGGCGGCGCAGCACGGCTCGGTGTACCCCGCGCCCGGCGGGGCGCGCTACCCCTACGGCCCCGTGCTCTCCCCGGGCGGCTTCTCGGCCGCCGTGTGCTCGCCGGGCGGGCGGCCGCAGTTcggggcgggcggcggcggcggcgcctaCCAGTACGGCCAGGGGGCGGCGGGGCCGCTCTACAGCCCCTACCCGGCGGCCGGCTCCTGCggcgggctgggggctctggccgTGCCGGGCGCGGGGCCTGGGCTGCGGGCGCAGGTCTTCCTCTGCAACCGGCCGCTCTGGCTCAAGTTCCACCGGCACCAGACCGAGATGATCATCACCAAGCAGGGCAG GCGCATGTTTCCCTTCCTGAGCTTCAACATCGCCGGCCTGAGCCCCACGGCCCATTACAACGTGTTCGTGGAGGTGGTGCTGGCCGATCCCAACCACTGGCGCTTCCAGGGGGGCAAGTGGGTGACCTGCGGGAAAGCGGACAACAACATGCAAG gcaACAAGGTGTATGTTCACCCAGAGTCCCCGAACACTGGGACTCACTGGATGAGGCAGGAGATCTCTTTTGGAAAGCTGAAACTGACCAATAACAAAGGTGCTAACAATAATAGTACACAG ATGATAGTACTGCAGTCTCTGCACAAATACCAACCTCGACTTCATATTGTCGAAGTGACTGAAGATGGGGTTGAAGATCTGAATGACTCTTCAAAGACTCAGACCTTTATTTTCCCAGAAACCCAGTTCATTGCTGTTACTGCATATCAAAATACTGAT ATCACACAACTCAAAATTGACCATAATCCTTTTGCAAAAGGCTTCAGGGACAACTATGATTC ATCTCACCAGATTGTCCCAGGAGCCCGGTACAGCGTGCAGCCATTCTTCCAGGAACAGTTTGTCAACAACTTGCCACCAGCTAGATTTTACAATGGTGAGAGAACTGTGCCTCAGACAAATGGCCTCCTCTCGCCTCAGCAGAATGAAGAGGTAGCCAATCCTCCCCAGAGATGGTTTGTTACGCCTGTGCAGCAGCCTGCTACAAACAAACTGGACATGAACTCTTATGAAACTGAATATTCTCCTAGCACCTTGCTCCCCTATGGCATTAAATCGCTTCCCTTGCAGACATCCCATGCCTTGGGATATTATTCCGATCCAACATTCCCTTCCATGGCAGGATGGGGAAGCAGAGGCTCTTACCAGAGAAAAATGACAACTGGGTTACCTTGGACGTCCCGAACAAGTCCTCCAAGTTTCTCTGAAGACCAGCTTCCCAAGGAGAAGGTGAAAGAAGAAATCAGCTCATCCTGGATAGAAACCCCACCATCAATAAAATCTCTAGATTCAAATGATTCTGGTGTTTACACTAGTGCTTGTAAGAGAAGACGGCTCTCCCCTAGCACGTCCAGCAATGAAAATTCTCCAACAATGAAATGCGAAGACATGAATGCTGAGGACTATAGCAAAGACACTTCAAAAGGCATGGGCTACTACGCTTTCTATACTACTACTTAG
- the EOMES gene encoding eomesodermin homolog isoform X1, protein MQLGEQLLGSAASLAGPPFYPAESGSARGGPRAQGSPPRLAGEKGPKKCGSAGPAMLSEAEAGEPFPGAPPKPGASDGRKAAPCGEAELPPAASRYPLDGLSPERYYLPSPGPQGAELAGPCSLFPYPPAAQHGSVYPAPGGARYPYGPVLSPGGFSAAVCSPGGRPQFGAGGGGGAYQYGQGAAGPLYSPYPAAGSCGGLGALAVPGAGPGLRAQVFLCNRPLWLKFHRHQTEMIITKQGRRMFPFLSFNIAGLSPTAHYNVFVEVVLADPNHWRFQGGKWVTCGKADNNMQGNKVYVHPESPNTGTHWMRQEISFGKLKLTNNKGANNNSTQMIVLQSLHKYQPRLHIVEVTEDGVEDLNDSSKTQTFIFPETQFIAVTAYQNTDITQLKIDHNPFAKGFRDNYDSMYTGSENDRLTPSPTDSPRSHQIVPGARYSVQPFFQEQFVNNLPPARFYNGERTVPQTNGLLSPQQNEEVANPPQRWFVTPVQQPATNKLDMNSYETEYSPSTLLPYGIKSLPLQTSHALGYYSDPTFPSMAGWGSRGSYQRKMTTGLPWTSRTSPPSFSEDQLPKEKVKEEISSSWIETPPSIKSLDSNDSGVYTSACKRRRLSPSTSSNENSPTMKCEDMNAEDYSKDTSKGMGYYAFYTTT, encoded by the exons atgcagctgggggagcagctcctCGGCAGCGCCGCTAGCCTGGCCGGGCCCCCCTTCTACCCGGCCGAGAGCGGCAGCGCCCGCGGCGGCCCCCgcgcccagggctcccccccgcgCCTGGCCGGGGAGAAGGGGCCGAAGAAGTGCGGCAGCGCCGGGCCGGCCATGCTGAGCGAGGCGGAGGCCGGCGAGCCCTTCCCCGGCGCGCCCCCCAAGCCGGGCGCATCGGACGGCCGCAAGGCGGCCCCCTGCGGGGAGGCCGAGCTGCCCCCCGCCGCCTCCCGCTACCCGCTGGACGGCCTGAGCCCGGAGCGCTACTACCTGCCCTCCCCCGGGCCGCAGGGCGCCGAGCTGGCGGGGCCCTGCTCGCTGTTCCCCTACCCGCCGGCGGCGCAGCACGGCTCGGTGTACCCCGCGCCCGGCGGGGCGCGCTACCCCTACGGCCCCGTGCTCTCCCCGGGCGGCTTCTCGGCCGCCGTGTGCTCGCCGGGCGGGCGGCCGCAGTTcggggcgggcggcggcggcggcgcctaCCAGTACGGCCAGGGGGCGGCGGGGCCGCTCTACAGCCCCTACCCGGCGGCCGGCTCCTGCggcgggctgggggctctggccgTGCCGGGCGCGGGGCCTGGGCTGCGGGCGCAGGTCTTCCTCTGCAACCGGCCGCTCTGGCTCAAGTTCCACCGGCACCAGACCGAGATGATCATCACCAAGCAGGGCAG GCGCATGTTTCCCTTCCTGAGCTTCAACATCGCCGGCCTGAGCCCCACGGCCCATTACAACGTGTTCGTGGAGGTGGTGCTGGCCGATCCCAACCACTGGCGCTTCCAGGGGGGCAAGTGGGTGACCTGCGGGAAAGCGGACAACAACATGCAAG gcaACAAGGTGTATGTTCACCCAGAGTCCCCGAACACTGGGACTCACTGGATGAGGCAGGAGATCTCTTTTGGAAAGCTGAAACTGACCAATAACAAAGGTGCTAACAATAATAGTACACAG ATGATAGTACTGCAGTCTCTGCACAAATACCAACCTCGACTTCATATTGTCGAAGTGACTGAAGATGGGGTTGAAGATCTGAATGACTCTTCAAAGACTCAGACCTTTATTTTCCCAGAAACCCAGTTCATTGCTGTTACTGCATATCAAAATACTGAT ATCACACAACTCAAAATTGACCATAATCCTTTTGCAAAAGGCTTCAGGGACAACTATGATTC CATGTACACAGGTTCAGAAAATGACAGATTAACTCCATCTCCCACGGATTCTCCTAGATCTCACCAGATTGTCCCAGGAGCCCGGTACAGCGTGCAGCCATTCTTCCAGGAACAGTTTGTCAACAACTTGCCACCAGCTAGATTTTACAATGGTGAGAGAACTGTGCCTCAGACAAATGGCCTCCTCTCGCCTCAGCAGAATGAAGAGGTAGCCAATCCTCCCCAGAGATGGTTTGTTACGCCTGTGCAGCAGCCTGCTACAAACAAACTGGACATGAACTCTTATGAAACTGAATATTCTCCTAGCACCTTGCTCCCCTATGGCATTAAATCGCTTCCCTTGCAGACATCCCATGCCTTGGGATATTATTCCGATCCAACATTCCCTTCCATGGCAGGATGGGGAAGCAGAGGCTCTTACCAGAGAAAAATGACAACTGGGTTACCTTGGACGTCCCGAACAAGTCCTCCAAGTTTCTCTGAAGACCAGCTTCCCAAGGAGAAGGTGAAAGAAGAAATCAGCTCATCCTGGATAGAAACCCCACCATCAATAAAATCTCTAGATTCAAATGATTCTGGTGTTTACACTAGTGCTTGTAAGAGAAGACGGCTCTCCCCTAGCACGTCCAGCAATGAAAATTCTCCAACAATGAAATGCGAAGACATGAATGCTGAGGACTATAGCAAAGACACTTCAAAAGGCATGGGCTACTACGCTTTCTATACTACTACTTAG